A region of Paractinoplanes abujensis DNA encodes the following proteins:
- a CDS encoding Rieske 2Fe-2S domain-containing protein, protein MRITGTGHASMRIDTAAGSILCDPWVNPAYFASWFPFPDNSLLDWETLGDVDYLYVSHLHRDHFDAEHLKRFISKKATVLLPEYPTSQLEDELRDLGFTSFYKTRSDEVHELDGGLKIMIQALISPTDGPIGDSSLWVEHNGVRVLNQNDARPTDLTRFNELGHVHAHMLQFSGAIWYPMVYELPDAAKTAFGKQKRDRQFDRTWRYIDDLKADHVFPIAGPPCFLDDTLWQFNDIHGDEGNIFPDQSVFMAEYAKVGGTNGIVLLPGSETSLDADGKATTTHPTDVDEFFANKQAHLEEMRERKAPVIAAEKASWRHPEIDVLGALKKRIEPLLEESIYMAQGVGGPVRFDLTDTFGPDGNVIESIVVDFPGKQVRPYADEKVRYRFKTGRALIEHLIHIDEGDWVNSLFLSCRFSAARIGQYNEYVYAFFKCLSEERLQYAEGWYDEHEKAVEAEDTVLGDWTVQRRCPHLKADLSRFGMVEGNVLTCQLHGWKFDLPSGRCLTSVGHKIRAEKTEKA, encoded by the coding sequence GTGCGGATCACGGGCACGGGACACGCGAGCATGCGGATCGACACCGCCGCGGGCAGCATTCTGTGCGACCCGTGGGTCAATCCCGCCTATTTCGCCTCTTGGTTCCCCTTCCCCGACAATTCGCTGCTCGACTGGGAGACCCTGGGCGACGTCGACTACCTCTACGTGTCGCACCTGCACCGCGACCACTTCGACGCCGAGCACCTCAAGCGCTTCATCAGCAAAAAGGCGACGGTGCTGCTGCCGGAGTATCCGACCAGCCAGCTCGAGGACGAGCTGCGCGACCTCGGCTTCACCAGCTTCTACAAGACCCGGTCGGACGAGGTGCACGAGCTCGACGGCGGCCTCAAGATCATGATCCAGGCCCTGATCAGCCCGACCGACGGCCCGATCGGCGACTCCTCGCTGTGGGTCGAGCACAACGGCGTCCGCGTGCTCAACCAGAACGACGCCCGGCCCACCGACCTGACCCGGTTCAACGAGCTCGGCCACGTGCACGCCCACATGCTGCAGTTCTCCGGCGCGATCTGGTATCCGATGGTCTACGAACTGCCCGACGCGGCCAAGACCGCCTTCGGCAAGCAGAAGCGCGACCGCCAGTTCGACCGCACGTGGCGCTACATCGACGACCTCAAGGCCGACCACGTCTTCCCGATCGCCGGCCCGCCGTGCTTCCTCGACGACACGCTCTGGCAGTTCAACGACATCCACGGCGACGAGGGCAACATCTTCCCCGACCAGTCGGTCTTCATGGCGGAGTACGCCAAGGTCGGCGGCACCAACGGCATCGTCCTGCTCCCGGGCAGCGAGACCTCCCTCGACGCCGACGGGAAAGCGACCACCACGCACCCCACCGACGTCGACGAGTTCTTCGCCAACAAGCAGGCCCACCTCGAGGAGATGCGGGAGCGCAAGGCCCCGGTCATCGCCGCCGAGAAGGCCTCCTGGCGGCACCCCGAGATCGACGTGCTGGGCGCGCTCAAGAAGCGCATCGAGCCCCTGCTCGAAGAGTCGATCTACATGGCCCAGGGCGTCGGCGGCCCCGTCCGCTTCGACCTGACCGACACGTTCGGCCCCGACGGCAACGTCATCGAGTCGATCGTCGTCGACTTCCCCGGCAAGCAGGTCCGCCCCTACGCCGACGAGAAGGTGCGCTACCGCTTCAAGACCGGCCGCGCCCTGATCGAGCACCTCATCCACATCGACGAGGGCGACTGGGTCAACTCGCTCTTCCTCAGCTGCCGCTTCTCCGCCGCCCGCATCGGGCAGTACAACGAGTACGTCTACGCGTTCTTCAAGTGCCTCTCCGAGGAGCGCCTGCAGTACGCCGAGGGCTGGTACGACGAGCACGAAAAGGCCGTCGAGGCGGAAGACACGGTGCTGGGCGACTGGACCGTGCAGCGCCGCTGCCCGCACCTCAAGGCCGACCTGAGCCGCTTCGGCATGGTCGAGGGGAACGTGCTGACCTGCCAGCTGCACGGCTGGAAGTTCGACCTGCCCAGCGGCCGGTGCCTGACCAGCGTCGGGCACAAGATCCGGGCAGAGAAGACCGAAAAGGCATAA
- a CDS encoding cupin domain-containing protein, translating into MLTKYAVADEAAGLTEFWSQRVLTEANGNLFKVAKGTRSANWHAHDDQDETFLLLAGHLTVQLRDGDVHLSPGDLLVIPRGVEHCPRVDGDEEAHFLLIGPAVTSNAAGGKPDWSHAGGTPTSTP; encoded by the coding sequence ATGCTGACGAAATACGCGGTCGCGGACGAGGCGGCCGGCCTCACCGAGTTCTGGTCCCAGCGGGTGCTCACCGAGGCCAACGGCAACCTGTTCAAGGTCGCGAAGGGCACCCGATCGGCCAACTGGCACGCCCACGACGACCAGGACGAGACGTTCCTGCTGCTCGCGGGTCACCTGACCGTCCAGCTCCGCGACGGCGACGTGCACCTGTCACCCGGCGACCTGCTGGTCATCCCGCGCGGCGTCGAACACTGTCCCCGCGTGGACGGCGACGAGGAGGCCCACTTCCTCCTGATCGGCCCGGCCGTGACGTCGAACGCCGCCGGCGGTAAACCCGACTGGAGCCACGCCGGCGGCACCCCCACCAGCACGCCCTGA
- a CDS encoding GlxA family transcriptional regulator, which translates to MPQGSSHRVVLVVDEQSNPFEVGCACEIFGGPLRPEIGFPLYDLRVVAPRRSTPMRDSLFSIGAVGRLDEIDQADTVIVPNRPYVETPSRPVLLAALRRAHQRGARLVGLCTGAFTLAEAGLLDGRRAAVHWHLADEFRQRFPAVTLEPDVLFVDDGDVLTSAGSAAALDLGLHIVRLDHGAEVANHVSRRLVFAAYRDGGQRQFVERPMPPAAGQSLAPALAWAQQRLNEPITVADLARRAGLSTGSLHRRFRAELGTTPLAWLTVERVTLACRLIEQGTHGLEIVAHRSGLGTGANMRSLFKRHVGVSPADYRRRFTG; encoded by the coding sequence ATGCCGCAAGGATCCTCACACCGGGTCGTCCTCGTCGTCGACGAGCAGTCCAACCCGTTCGAGGTCGGCTGCGCCTGCGAGATCTTCGGCGGCCCGCTGCGACCCGAGATCGGGTTCCCGCTCTACGACCTCAGGGTGGTCGCCCCGCGCCGCTCGACCCCGATGCGGGACTCCCTGTTCAGCATCGGCGCGGTCGGGCGGCTCGACGAGATCGACCAGGCCGACACCGTGATCGTGCCGAACCGGCCGTACGTCGAAACCCCGTCCCGGCCCGTCCTGCTGGCCGCCCTACGCCGCGCCCACCAGCGCGGGGCCCGCCTGGTCGGCCTCTGCACCGGCGCTTTCACCCTGGCCGAAGCCGGTCTGCTGGACGGGCGCCGGGCGGCGGTCCACTGGCATCTGGCCGACGAGTTCAGGCAGCGCTTCCCCGCGGTCACTCTCGAACCCGACGTCCTGTTCGTCGACGACGGCGACGTCCTGACCTCGGCCGGCAGCGCCGCTGCGCTCGACCTCGGACTGCACATCGTCCGGCTCGACCACGGCGCCGAGGTCGCCAACCACGTCAGCCGCCGCCTCGTCTTCGCCGCCTACCGCGACGGCGGTCAGCGCCAGTTCGTGGAGCGCCCGATGCCCCCGGCCGCCGGCCAGTCCCTGGCGCCCGCTCTGGCCTGGGCCCAGCAGCGCCTGAACGAGCCGATCACCGTGGCCGACCTGGCCCGCCGGGCCGGCCTGAGCACGGGCAGCCTGCACCGCCGGTTCCGGGCCGAACTGGGCACCACCCCGCTGGCCTGGCTGACCGTCGAGCGGGTCACCCTGGCCTGCCGCCTGATCGAGCAGGGCACCCACGGGCTGGAGATCGTGGCGCACCGCTCGGGCCTGGGCACCGGCGCCAACATGCGGTCCCTGTTCAAGCGGCACGTGGGCGTCAGCCCGGCCGACTACCGCCGCCGCTTCACCGGCTGA
- a CDS encoding phytoene desaturase family protein, whose protein sequence is MTAHPAAGLPTRADVVIIGAGHNGLVSAILLARAGLDVVVLEATDVIGGAARTERPFPQAPGLGQSTGSYLLGLMPPELLRTLDVDIPVLRRDPHYFLPTPGPAGSPYLLFGRDHASTREQLERFFSPRDAAADEQLAVEIGALRADLAPAWLQEPGSVEQIADRYIRPQLQSTFIDLVRGSVADYLARFGFKSELLVSMYAVTDGLSGLNAGPDDPGTGHNFLVHNMCRLPDSDGTWMIAEGGMGTVTRTFADAARAAGAQIFTEAPVRAVTVDGGAASGVVLADGRSVAARVVLGSCDPYRLIDLVPSGALPAELTERMTAVKRPGSTLKLNLALRGLPEFTCLPPGSASPFGSTIHLLPGSAGLAGQPGTDSPMAALRAMWADVQAGRLPAEPTIEWYLHTTVDPTLQDAEGHHSSALFVQSVPYTPAGSSWDQELPAYVDRLLDICEQYAPGTRDLIVDMMPLTPPGIEQHFGITGGHIHHVDNTVAFDERMPYFTGLDGLYAGSAGAHPAGSVIGAAGHNAARRILRDLSIG, encoded by the coding sequence ATGACCGCTCACCCCGCCGCCGGGCTCCCCACCCGCGCCGACGTAGTGATCATCGGCGCCGGTCACAACGGCCTCGTCTCCGCGATCCTGCTGGCCCGGGCCGGCCTCGACGTCGTCGTCCTCGAGGCCACCGACGTGATCGGCGGGGCCGCCCGCACCGAGCGCCCGTTCCCCCAGGCGCCCGGCCTCGGCCAGTCCACCGGGTCCTACCTGCTGGGCCTGATGCCGCCCGAGCTGCTGCGCACGCTGGACGTCGACATTCCCGTGCTGCGCCGCGACCCGCACTACTTCCTGCCCACGCCCGGCCCGGCCGGCTCGCCCTACCTGCTGTTCGGCCGCGACCACGCGTCGACCCGCGAACAGCTCGAACGCTTCTTCTCGCCGCGTGACGCCGCCGCCGACGAGCAGCTGGCAGTCGAGATCGGCGCGCTGCGGGCCGACCTCGCCCCGGCCTGGCTGCAGGAACCGGGCAGCGTCGAACAGATCGCCGACCGTTACATCCGCCCCCAGCTGCAAAGCACGTTCATCGACCTCGTCCGCGGCTCGGTGGCCGACTACCTGGCCCGGTTCGGCTTCAAGAGCGAGCTGCTGGTGAGCATGTACGCGGTGACCGACGGGCTCTCCGGCCTCAACGCGGGCCCCGACGACCCCGGCACCGGCCACAACTTCCTGGTGCACAACATGTGCCGCCTGCCCGACTCGGACGGCACCTGGATGATCGCCGAGGGCGGCATGGGCACCGTCACCCGCACGTTCGCCGATGCGGCGCGCGCGGCCGGCGCCCAGATTTTCACCGAGGCCCCCGTACGGGCCGTCACTGTCGACGGCGGGGCCGCCAGCGGGGTCGTGCTGGCCGACGGCCGCTCCGTCGCCGCCCGCGTCGTGCTCGGCTCCTGCGACCCGTACCGGCTGATCGACCTGGTGCCGTCCGGCGCCCTGCCCGCCGAGCTGACCGAGCGCATGACCGCGGTGAAGCGTCCCGGCAGCACGCTCAAGCTCAACCTGGCCCTGCGCGGCCTGCCCGAGTTCACCTGCCTGCCGCCCGGCTCGGCCTCCCCGTTCGGGTCGACGATCCACCTGCTGCCCGGTTCGGCCGGTCTGGCCGGTCAGCCCGGCACCGACTCCCCCATGGCCGCCCTGCGCGCGATGTGGGCCGACGTGCAGGCGGGCCGGCTGCCCGCGGAGCCGACCATCGAGTGGTATCTGCACACCACGGTCGATCCCACGCTGCAGGACGCCGAGGGTCACCACTCGTCGGCCCTGTTCGTGCAGTCGGTTCCCTACACGCCCGCGGGTTCCTCGTGGGATCAAGAGCTTCCCGCGTACGTGGACCGGCTGCTCGACATCTGCGAACAGTACGCACCCGGCACGCGCGACCTGATCGTCGACATGATGCCGCTCACGCCGCCCGGCATCGAACAGCACTTCGGCATCACCGGCGGCCACATCCACCACGTCGACAACACGGTCGCCTTCGACGAGCGCATGCCCTACTTCACCGGCCTCGACGGGCTGTACGCGGGTTCGGCGGGCGCGCACCCGGCGGGCAGCGTGATCGGCGCCGCCGGCCACAACGCCGCCCGGCGCATCCTGCGCGACCTGTCGATCGGCTGA
- a CDS encoding YhjD/YihY/BrkB family envelope integrity protein, translated as MTGWLRRTAHVVGMPFRPLRGRDLALHAAAVTFYGGIAVVPIALLAIWITGLIAGADRVRRLTGRTITALPDQIGAPQALSALIDAGLHLTPLFALASLLPATLYGEGLRRAFVSLRSREPGVESLVGWRGRLAWLPLMAAAPALTLAMFLALPSTSELWLRGGWYSVLGVVLSFLAAWLVLTPVLIWVYRYVAPDRPRWLSTVLVGSFFAANLSGFLHGFVLFCSFPLDLGAPFGGFDEIGGMVAVGLWLYLFHVIVLAGYAATRSASVYQNRRESASRTNS; from the coding sequence ATGACGGGGTGGCTCCGCCGGACGGCGCATGTGGTGGGGATGCCGTTCCGGCCGCTGCGGGGACGCGATCTGGCGCTGCACGCGGCGGCGGTCACGTTCTACGGCGGGATCGCGGTGGTGCCGATCGCCTTGCTCGCGATCTGGATCACCGGCTTGATCGCGGGCGCCGACCGGGTGCGCAGGCTCACCGGCCGCACCATCACCGCGCTGCCCGACCAGATCGGCGCGCCGCAGGCCTTGAGCGCCCTGATCGACGCCGGGCTGCACCTGACTCCGTTGTTCGCGCTGGCCAGCCTGCTTCCGGCCACCCTGTACGGCGAGGGTCTGCGCCGGGCCTTCGTGTCGCTGCGCAGCCGCGAACCGGGCGTCGAGTCGCTGGTCGGCTGGCGGGGCCGGCTGGCCTGGCTGCCCTTGATGGCCGCGGCCCCGGCCCTGACGCTGGCCATGTTCCTCGCACTGCCCTCGACCAGCGAGCTCTGGCTGCGGGGCGGCTGGTACTCCGTGCTCGGCGTCGTGCTCTCGTTCCTGGCCGCCTGGCTGGTGCTCACGCCGGTGCTGATCTGGGTCTACCGCTACGTGGCGCCGGACCGCCCGCGCTGGCTCTCGACGGTGCTGGTCGGGTCGTTCTTCGCGGCCAACCTGTCCGGTTTTCTGCACGGCTTCGTGCTGTTCTGCTCGTTCCCCCTCGACTTGGGCGCGCCGTTCGGCGGCTTCGACGAGATCGGCGGCATGGTGGCGGTCGGGCTGTGGCTGTATCTGTTCCACGTGATCGTGCTGGCCGGTTACGCCGCGACCCGCAGCGCGAGCGTCTACCAGAATCGACGTGAATCAGCTTCACGTACGAACAGTTGA
- the dxr gene encoding 1-deoxy-D-xylulose-5-phosphate reductoisomerase, translated as MGGMRDLVLLGSTGSIGTQAIDIVRRNPDKFRVVALGAGGGNVESLAAQALELGVEVVGVARATAVQDLQLAFYAEAQRRGWATGDFKLPKIVAGPDAMTELARWPCDVVLNGVVGSLGLAPTLAALESGRILALANKESLVAGGPLVRRIAKPGQIVPVDSEHSALAQCLRGGTTGEVRRLVLTASGGAFRDRRRDELTNVTPDEALKHPTWDMGPVVTINSATMVNKALEVIEAHELFNVAYDDIEVMVHPQSVLHSMVEFADGSTLAQASPPDMRLPIALALAWPERVPGAAAGVDWREAHNWELRPLDDEAFPAVRLAKQAGREGHCRPAIYNAANEECVAAFVAGRLPFLGIVDTLEQVLAAAPRFAEPSTVEEVLAAESWARTQAQQMIATAAEGA; from the coding sequence ATGGGCGGCATGCGGGATCTCGTACTGCTCGGCTCGACCGGGTCCATCGGCACCCAGGCCATCGACATCGTGCGCCGCAACCCGGACAAGTTCCGGGTCGTGGCGCTCGGCGCGGGCGGCGGAAACGTCGAGTCGCTGGCGGCCCAGGCCCTCGAGCTGGGCGTCGAGGTGGTCGGCGTGGCGCGGGCCACTGCGGTGCAGGATCTGCAGCTCGCCTTCTACGCCGAGGCGCAGCGCCGCGGCTGGGCGACCGGCGACTTCAAGCTGCCCAAGATCGTGGCCGGCCCCGACGCGATGACCGAGCTGGCCCGCTGGCCCTGTGACGTGGTGCTCAACGGCGTGGTGGGCAGCCTCGGCCTGGCCCCCACGCTGGCCGCCCTCGAGTCGGGCCGCATCCTCGCCCTGGCCAACAAGGAGTCGCTGGTCGCCGGGGGCCCGCTGGTGCGGCGCATCGCCAAACCGGGGCAGATCGTCCCGGTCGACTCCGAGCACTCGGCGCTGGCCCAGTGCCTGCGCGGCGGCACGACGGGCGAGGTGCGCCGGCTCGTGCTGACCGCCAGCGGGGGAGCGTTCCGCGACCGGCGCCGCGACGAGCTGACGAACGTCACACCCGACGAGGCGCTCAAACACCCGACGTGGGACATGGGCCCGGTCGTCACGATCAATTCGGCCACGATGGTGAACAAGGCGCTCGAGGTGATCGAGGCACACGAGTTGTTCAACGTGGCCTACGACGACATCGAGGTGATGGTGCACCCGCAGTCGGTGCTGCACTCGATGGTCGAGTTCGCCGACGGGTCGACGCTGGCCCAGGCCAGCCCGCCCGACATGCGCCTGCCGATCGCGCTCGCGCTGGCCTGGCCCGAGCGGGTGCCGGGGGCGGCCGCGGGCGTCGACTGGCGGGAGGCGCACAACTGGGAGCTGCGCCCGCTCGACGACGAGGCCTTCCCGGCCGTGCGCCTGGCCAAGCAGGCCGGCCGCGAGGGCCACTGCCGCCCGGCGATCTACAACGCGGCCAACGAGGAGTGTGTGGCCGCTTTCGTCGCCGGTCGGCTACCTTTTCTGGGCATCGTCGACACACTGGAACAGGTGCTCGCGGCGGCTCCTCGATTTGCCGAGCCGAGTACCGTCGAAGAGGTGCTCGCGGCCGAGTCCTGGGCGCGCACCCAGGCCCAGCAGATGATCGCTACTGCGGCAGAAGGAGCTTGA
- a CDS encoding M50 family metallopeptidase gives MLYWLGVAAFALAILISVSLHELGHMLTAKGFGMKVSRYFVGFGPTIFSFQRGETEYGLKAIPLGGFCKIVGMTPQDDDVAPEDQPRAMWRFPVWKRTIVMSAGSITHFMLAAVAAYFAAISLGLPNTAYPQTDADTLAQKPVITITECTWVNLPTTQQECVPGQNGAIAGPAFAAGLRDGDLITRVGDTPITTYGQLTEAIRALPAGPVPVEYQRAGATATANVDLVAAQRAPITDSEGATTTVSVAGVGWDQRSVPTMIEYSAADGFGATADYGWFLFKNTFEAMKRIPDKIPALWHSITGAERDPETPISVVGASRLGGEALENGVPELFLNIFISLNVFIGIFNLLPLLPLDGGHIAIAWYERVRSWLYARFRKPDPGRVDYYKLMPVTYAVILIGGAFTLLTVTADIINPITIFK, from the coding sequence ATGCTGTACTGGCTGGGGGTGGCCGCGTTCGCGCTGGCCATCCTGATCTCTGTGAGCCTGCATGAGCTCGGCCACATGCTCACGGCCAAGGGCTTCGGCATGAAGGTGTCGCGCTACTTCGTCGGGTTCGGGCCCACGATCTTCTCGTTCCAGCGGGGCGAGACGGAATACGGGCTCAAGGCGATCCCGCTCGGCGGCTTCTGCAAGATCGTCGGCATGACGCCGCAGGACGACGACGTCGCCCCGGAGGACCAGCCCCGCGCGATGTGGCGGTTCCCGGTGTGGAAACGCACGATCGTCATGTCGGCCGGTTCGATCACCCACTTCATGCTGGCCGCCGTGGCCGCGTATTTCGCCGCGATCTCGCTCGGCCTGCCCAACACGGCCTACCCGCAGACCGACGCCGACACGCTGGCCCAGAAGCCGGTCATCACGATCACCGAGTGCACCTGGGTCAACCTGCCGACCACCCAGCAGGAGTGCGTCCCCGGTCAGAACGGCGCGATCGCGGGCCCGGCGTTCGCGGCCGGCCTGCGCGACGGCGACCTGATCACGCGGGTCGGCGACACCCCGATCACCACGTACGGGCAGCTCACCGAGGCCATCCGGGCGCTCCCGGCGGGCCCGGTGCCGGTGGAGTATCAGCGGGCCGGCGCGACCGCCACGGCGAACGTCGACCTGGTGGCCGCCCAGCGCGCGCCGATCACCGACTCCGAGGGCGCGACGACCACGGTCTCGGTGGCCGGCGTCGGCTGGGACCAGCGCAGCGTGCCCACGATGATCGAATACAGCGCGGCCGACGGGTTCGGGGCGACCGCCGACTACGGCTGGTTCCTGTTCAAGAACACGTTCGAGGCCATGAAGCGGATCCCCGACAAGATCCCGGCCCTGTGGCACTCGATCACCGGCGCCGAGCGTGACCCCGAGACCCCGATCAGCGTGGTCGGCGCGAGCCGGCTCGGTGGCGAGGCCCTCGAGAACGGCGTGCCCGAGCTCTTCCTCAACATCTTCATCTCGCTCAACGTCTTCATCGGCATCTTCAACCTGCTGCCGCTGCTGCCGTTGGACGGCGGTCACATCGCGATCGCCTGGTACGAGCGCGTCCGATCGTGGCTCTACGCTCGATTCCGTAAGCCCGACCCGGGCCGTGTCGACTACTACAAGCTGATGCCTGTCACCTATGCAGTCATCCTGATTGGCGGTGCGTTCACCCTGCTGACCGTTACCGCCGACATCATCAACCCGATCACGATCTTCAAATAG
- the ispG gene encoding flavodoxin-dependent (E)-4-hydroxy-3-methylbut-2-enyl-diphosphate synthase, producing MTAISLGMPAVPPPPLAPRRHSRQIMVGNVPVGGGAPVSVQSMTTTLTADVNKTLQQIAELTASGCQIVRVAVPSQDDVEALPAIAKKSQIPVIADIHFQPKYVFAAIDAGCAAVRVNPGNIRQFDDKVKEIAKAASDAGIPIRIGVNAGSLDKRLLQKYGKATAEALVESALWECSLFEEHGFRDIKISVKHNDPVVMIRAYRQLAEQCDYPLHLGVTEAGPAFQGTIKSSVAFGALLAEGIGDTIRVSLSAPPVEEIKVGQQILESLGLRERGLEIVSCPSCGRAQVDVYTLAEQVTAGLEGLPVPLRVAVMGCVVNGPGEAREADLGVASGNGKGQIFVKGQVIKTVPESIIVETLIEEALRLADEMGADLPEELRDLLPGPQVTVH from the coding sequence GTGACCGCAATCAGTCTCGGTATGCCGGCCGTGCCCCCGCCGCCGCTGGCGCCCCGTCGGCACAGCCGGCAGATCATGGTGGGCAACGTGCCGGTCGGTGGCGGTGCGCCGGTCAGCGTGCAGTCGATGACGACCACGCTGACCGCCGACGTCAACAAGACGCTGCAGCAGATCGCCGAGCTCACCGCCTCGGGCTGCCAGATCGTTCGGGTCGCGGTCCCCTCGCAGGACGACGTCGAGGCGCTGCCCGCGATCGCCAAGAAGTCGCAGATCCCGGTGATCGCCGACATCCACTTCCAGCCGAAATACGTGTTCGCGGCGATCGACGCCGGCTGCGCGGCGGTCCGGGTCAACCCGGGCAACATCCGCCAGTTCGACGACAAGGTCAAGGAGATCGCGAAGGCGGCCTCCGACGCGGGCATCCCGATCCGCATCGGCGTCAACGCGGGCTCGCTCGACAAGCGGCTGCTGCAAAAATACGGCAAGGCCACCGCCGAGGCGCTGGTCGAGTCGGCGCTGTGGGAGTGCTCACTGTTCGAGGAGCACGGCTTCCGCGACATCAAGATCTCGGTCAAGCACAACGACCCGGTCGTCATGATCCGGGCCTACCGGCAGCTGGCCGAGCAGTGCGACTATCCGCTGCACCTGGGCGTGACCGAGGCCGGCCCGGCGTTCCAGGGCACGATCAAGAGTTCGGTCGCCTTCGGGGCGCTGCTGGCCGAGGGCATCGGCGACACGATCCGGGTGTCGCTGTCGGCCCCGCCGGTCGAGGAGATCAAGGTCGGCCAGCAGATCCTGGAGTCGCTGGGCCTGCGCGAACGTGGCCTCGAGATCGTGTCGTGCCCGTCCTGTGGCCGGGCCCAGGTCGATGTGTACACGCTGGCCGAGCAGGTCACGGCCGGGCTCGAGGGCCTGCCGGTCCCGCTGCGGGTGGCCGTCATGGGCTGCGTCGTCAACGGCCCCGGCGAGGCGCGCGAGGCCGACCTGGGTGTGGCGTCCGGCAACGGCAAGGGCCAGATTTTCGTCAAGGGCCAGGTCATCAAGACCGTCCCCGAGTCGATCATCGTCGAGACCCTGATCGAGGAGGCGCTCCGCCTGGCCGACGAGATGGGCGCCGACCTCCCCGAGGAGCTCCGCGACCTGCTGCCCGGGCCGCAGGTCACGGTGCACTGA
- a CDS encoding GNAT family N-acetyltransferase encodes MLTVPIRQLGESERAQVEKILDRDPYAGAQIAERVAAHGLNWWRSDGRIFGYGPGRRVESMIWSGAHLVPVCTTPAATAAFAEMLGAEPRICSSIIGRSDAVLDLWDRLGGQWGRARDVRPNQPLLVADRDPIIAPDPEVRLVRPNEVDALFPAAVAMYTEEVGVSPLLDDGGRGYRRRIVELVKGKRAYARFVGDRVIFKAELAIVTNRTTQVQGVWVDPEFRGRGLAAPAMATVVHDALRRVSPTVSLYVNDYNTAARRVYARCGFVSAGSFATVLF; translated from the coding sequence GTGCTGACCGTCCCCATTCGCCAGCTCGGTGAGTCCGAGCGCGCGCAGGTCGAGAAGATCCTCGACCGCGACCCCTACGCCGGCGCCCAGATCGCCGAGCGGGTGGCGGCGCACGGGCTCAACTGGTGGCGTTCCGACGGCCGCATCTTCGGCTACGGTCCCGGCCGCCGCGTCGAGTCGATGATCTGGTCGGGCGCGCATCTCGTGCCGGTGTGCACCACGCCCGCCGCCACGGCCGCGTTCGCCGAGATGCTGGGGGCCGAGCCGCGCATCTGCTCCTCGATCATCGGCCGCTCCGACGCCGTGCTCGACTTGTGGGACAGGCTGGGTGGCCAATGGGGCCGGGCCCGCGACGTACGCCCCAACCAGCCCCTGCTGGTGGCCGACCGCGACCCGATCATCGCCCCCGATCCCGAGGTCCGGCTGGTCCGCCCCAACGAGGTCGACGCCCTGTTCCCGGCGGCGGTGGCGATGTATACCGAAGAGGTCGGCGTCTCCCCGCTGCTCGACGACGGCGGCCGCGGTTACCGTCGGCGCATCGTCGAGCTGGTCAAGGGCAAGCGCGCGTACGCACGGTTCGTCGGCGATCGCGTGATCTTCAAGGCCGAGCTGGCCATCGTGACGAACCGCACGACCCAGGTGCAGGGCGTCTGGGTCGATCCCGAGTTCCGCGGCCGTGGTCTGGCCGCCCCGGCGATGGCGACGGTGGTACACGACGCATTGCGGCGCGTGTCACCCACGGTGAGCCTCTACGTGAACGACTACAACACGGCAGCCCGCCGCGTTTACGCCCGGTGCGGCTTCGTCTCGGCCGGCTCGTTCGCGACGGTGCTCTTCTAA
- a CDS encoding PadR family transcriptional regulator: MRYQHPGPHGFRHRGFTFPPGFPFGGPGDFGPGGPWGGPGQRGGRRGGRGGRPNVRTAVLALLLERPMHGYEMIQELDSRTNGIWRPSPGSVYPTLQLLEDEGLIEPEAEGSRKSYRLTEAGRAEAETAAQNPPWGSIGDDTMSQVQDFRDAAVGIMGALKQVGFNGTPEQRQRALEILNETKRKLYAILADE; the protein is encoded by the coding sequence ATGAGGTACCAGCATCCCGGCCCGCACGGCTTCCGTCACCGCGGTTTCACCTTCCCGCCCGGCTTCCCCTTCGGCGGCCCCGGCGACTTCGGGCCTGGCGGCCCATGGGGTGGGCCCGGCCAACGCGGCGGCCGGCGCGGCGGACGAGGCGGACGGCCCAACGTTCGCACCGCTGTCCTGGCGCTGCTTCTGGAGCGGCCCATGCACGGCTACGAGATGATTCAGGAGCTCGACTCGCGCACCAACGGCATCTGGCGGCCCAGCCCCGGCTCGGTCTACCCGACGCTGCAGCTGCTCGAGGACGAGGGCCTGATCGAGCCCGAGGCGGAGGGCAGCCGCAAGAGCTACCGCCTGACCGAGGCCGGCCGGGCCGAGGCGGAGACCGCCGCGCAGAACCCGCCGTGGGGCAGCATCGGCGACGACACGATGTCGCAGGTGCAGGACTTCCGCGACGCCGCGGTGGGCATCATGGGCGCGCTCAAGCAGGTCGGCTTCAACGGCACCCCCGAGCAGCGGCAGCGGGCCCTGGAGATCCTGAACGAGACGAAGCGCAAGCTGTACGCGATCCTCGCCGACGAGTGA